The Sphaeramia orbicularis chromosome 16, fSphaOr1.1, whole genome shotgun sequence genome window below encodes:
- the LOC115434925 gene encoding apolipoprotein A-IV-like: MKAIVVLAVAILSGCNANLFSADAPKPQLEVLTDAFWDYIAKATETADDTLQMVRKSQFGQEINDRLSQSAEIASMYAITLQEQLPPAAQDMMTKIGTEADVLRKVVTQELSSVRDKLEPYTEDMKAQIQQRVEQLKQELAPYADSETLKTILVQKSEELKTNLEQSVKDLQAQLGPYTDDLKQKVDRHLQDFQDSVAPMTEKVQIELSQRAKLVKQVVAPYAEDLREKLDPYTQDFQAQLLSLYQSFVDNH; encoded by the exons ATGAAGGCAATCGTGGTGCTGGCTGTTGCAATATTGTCTG GCTGTAATGCCAACCTCTTCTCTGCTGATGCACCCAAACCACAGCTGGAAGTGCTGACAGATGCTTTTTGGGACTACATTGCCAAGGCTACTGAAACCGCTGATGACACCCTCCAGATGGTCAGGAAATCACAGTTTGGACAGGAAATCAA TGATCGTCTTTCACAGAGCGCAGAAATAGCCAGCATGTACGCCATCACCCTGCAGGAGCAGCTTCCCCCAGCGGCCCAGGACATGATGACCAAGATCGGAACAGAGGCTGATGTGCTTAGAAAAGTGGTGACACAGGAACTGAGCTCAGTCAGAGACAAGCTGGAGCCCTACACCGAAGACATGAAGGCCCAGATCCAGCAGAGAGTGGAGCAGCTCAAACAGGAGCTGGCTCCTTACGCAGACTCCGAGACCCTGAAAACCATCCTGGTGCAAAAAAGTGAAGAGCTGAAGACCAATCTGGAGCAGAGCGTGAAGGATCTGCAGGCTCAGCTGGGGCCTTACACTGATGACCTAAAGCAGAAGGTGGACCGGCATCTGCAGGATTTCCAAGACAGTGTGGCGCCCATGACGGAGAAGGTCCAGATTGAGCTGAGTCAGAGAGCCAAGCTGGTGAAGCAGGTAGTAGCCCCCTACGCTGAGGATCTGAGGGAAAAGCTGGACCCCTACACCCAGGACTTCCAGGCACAGCTTTTATCCCTGTACCAGTCTTTTGTCGACAACCACTAA
- the LOC115434924 gene encoding apolipoprotein A-IV-like, with translation MKVLVVLVLAVFTGCNANLFYADAPKPQLEQLTDAFWDYVGKATQTADDTLQMVRKSQFGQDVNARLTESMDLANRYAASLQENLPPQAQDMITKVSAEADVLRERLTQEMSTVRERMTPYIDEMRTAINDNVEKLKQELAPYTDSLDTETLRTTLMQKTEELKTTLEQNMRDLETQLGPYTDDLRVKMDQHLQDFKERVTPVTERVQDELTLRAMQVQEMAAPYVEDLREKLDPYAADLQARLTELYDTFTKPK, from the exons ATGAAGGTCCTTGTTGTGCTCGTCCTAGCCGTTTTCACCG GCTGTAATGCCAACCTCTTCTATGCTGATGCACCCAAGCCACAGCTGGAACAGCTGACTGATGCCTTCTGGGACTATGTTGGCAAGGCCACCCAGACCGCTGATGACACCCTCCAGATGGTCAGAAAGTCTCAGTTCGGACAGGATGTCAA TGCCCGTCTTACAGAGAGCATGGACCTGGCCAACAGGTACGCAGCGTCCCTGCAGGAGAACCTTCCCCCACAGGCTCAGGATATGATCACCAAAGTCTCTGCAGAGGCTGATGTGCTGAGAGAGCGTCTGACCCAAGAAATGAGCACCGTCAGAGAGAGGATGACGCCCTACATTGACGAAATGAGGACCGCAATCAACGACAATGTAGAGAAGCTCAAACAGGAGCTGGCTCCCTACACAGACTCCCTGGACACCGAGACCCTGAGGACCACTCTGATGCAGAAGACAGAAGAGCTGAAGACCACCCTGGAACAGAACATGAGGGATCTGGAGACTCAGCTTGGGCCTTACACTGATGACCTGAGGGTGAAGATGGACCAGCACCTCCAGGACTTCAAGGAGAGGGTGACCCCCGTGACTGAGCGTGTCCAggatgaactgaccctgagagcTATGCAGGTGCAGGAGATGGCAGCCCCCTACGTTGAGGACCTGAGGGAAAAACTGGACCCCTATGCCGCAGACCTCCAGGCCCGTCTTACTGAGCTCTATGACACCTTTACCAAACCCAAATAA